Genomic segment of Salvia splendens isolate huo1 chromosome 12, SspV2, whole genome shotgun sequence:
GGTTTTTTTCATTTACTTTTGCGAGTACAGAATTTCAATTGGAAGTGATTTTCCCCAATTTTGTGAAATTGAGTTCAAATTGGGAGAAGGTTTGTGAGTGAAGCATCAATGGCGGACTCAGATAATGAGTCTGGAGGGCACCGGGAGCACAATTCCTATCACGAATTGTCCCCTCGGGAGCAGGACAGGTTCCTCCCGATCGCGAACGTGAGCAGGATCATGAAGAAGGCGCTGCCGGCGAACGCGAAGATATCGAAGGACGCGAAGGAGACGGTGCAGGAATGCGTGTCAGAGTTCATCAGCTTCATCACCGGCGAGGCCTCCGACAAGTGCCAGCGCGAGAAGCGGAAGACGATCAACGGCGACGATCTGCTGTGGGCGATGACCACGCTAGGGTTCGAGGACTACGTGGAGCCGCTTAAGGTGTACCTGCAGAGGTTCCGGGATCTGGAAGGGGAGAAGACGGCCATGGCCGGGAGGGGAGAGAAGGAGAGCGGCGGAGGGAACGgaaatggcggcggcggagtgGTGAGTATGGGGAGCAACGGCGGCGGGGGAGGGTATGAGGGGATGTACGGAAGGAATGTGATGAGTCATCAAGGGGGAGGGGCGGTTTACGGGTACGGGCAGGTGGCGGGCGGTGGGAAGATCGGGTCGGGTTATCATATAGGATCCGGgtccggtggcggcggcggtgggcgGCCGAGGTAGCTTAATTGAGTTGACTTGATTAATTAGATAGTTATTATATTCAAATGTATTATACACTGATATAaattatgtttatatttttgtattgcATTTTGTATGTATAATATGAGAATGGTTTGGTGTTGTGAATGACAATTACATACATCTTCTTGgtcttcttctttctttgtTCATTTATTTTCATAGAATAGTAAAAGAAGATTAGCTTATGATAATTTCACCTCAATAATTGAGATAATGCGAAAATGATGTTTcctaaattgaattatttttgtatttaagTGAAATTTTGGATGTATTATTGAGATGGATTTATTtatatcaaagaaaaaaaatgcatttTTCAGTAATACTCAATAATAGAACAGTAGTTTTTTATTTGCCTTATAGGGAGACgtattactaattaaattgtgtTTCATTACCAATT
This window contains:
- the LOC121759572 gene encoding nuclear transcription factor Y subunit B-3-like — its product is MADSDNESGGHREHNSYHELSPREQDRFLPIANVSRIMKKALPANAKISKDAKETVQECVSEFISFITGEASDKCQREKRKTINGDDLLWAMTTLGFEDYVEPLKVYLQRFRDLEGEKTAMAGRGEKESGGGNGNGGGGVVSMGSNGGGGGYEGMYGRNVMSHQGGGAVYGYGQVAGGGKIGSGYHIGSGSGGGGGGRPR